In Paenibacillus sp. FSL M7-0420, a single genomic region encodes these proteins:
- a CDS encoding radical SAM/SPASM domain-containing protein, translating to MYISEYILTYRLRNRRHLIFNSLSGAMDIVEEHISRFLQKQQPAAYSLTAEEEQFLAGRGYLYREREEEQALIRRYQEYQDQHGSGDISFVFCPSMTCNLKCVYCFEPQEIRSSHERMTEDQVQAAFLAMDQIMQQQQSTRHHFVIFGGEPLLPLNRSIVRLILEQAQARGITGTVISNGGFLSHYQELLEPYKDMLRIQLTIDGPQAVHDRRRITRANEGTFMKITAQIDSFLEHDFDIAIRVNLDGENIEHLNELLDFFQERQWNAYPNFSVSLSPVENYAGNSAPGLLPSYQLTEFIKAHVPNDKLQRLNTTLNSDLTRLSLPFENVLGTGLAKDSYFPNCYFCEAAGGRTFTFSPDHQVYPCTSIIGDQKWSLGTYYPQLELDEQKLALWKERHVLNQPECKACNIAFLCSGNCPVQAGRTTGSILGAYCGNVKRDLDSHLELLNDSFTALS from the coding sequence ATATTTCAGAATATATTCTTACGTATCGCTTAAGAAACAGACGTCATCTTATCTTCAATTCCTTGTCAGGCGCAATGGATATTGTGGAAGAGCATATCAGCCGGTTCCTCCAGAAACAACAGCCTGCTGCCTATTCTCTCACCGCTGAAGAAGAACAGTTTCTGGCCGGCAGAGGTTATCTGTACAGGGAGCGTGAAGAGGAGCAAGCTCTGATCCGCCGGTACCAAGAATACCAGGATCAGCATGGATCAGGTGACATTTCCTTTGTGTTCTGCCCTTCCATGACCTGTAATTTGAAATGTGTCTACTGCTTTGAGCCCCAAGAGATCCGCTCCAGCCATGAACGGATGACTGAAGATCAGGTGCAGGCTGCCTTCCTGGCCATGGATCAAATCATGCAGCAGCAGCAGTCTACCCGGCATCATTTTGTTATTTTTGGCGGAGAACCGCTCCTGCCCCTGAACCGCTCCATCGTCAGGCTTATTCTTGAGCAGGCCCAAGCAAGGGGAATCACAGGAACGGTCATATCAAATGGGGGGTTCCTGTCACATTATCAGGAATTGCTAGAGCCTTACAAGGACATGCTCAGAATCCAGTTAACCATAGACGGCCCCCAGGCGGTCCATGACCGGCGGCGGATCACCCGGGCCAATGAGGGAACCTTTATGAAAATAACCGCTCAGATTGACTCCTTCCTGGAGCATGATTTCGACATCGCTATTCGTGTCAATCTGGATGGTGAGAATATAGAGCATCTGAATGAACTTCTGGATTTCTTCCAGGAACGGCAATGGAATGCTTACCCTAACTTCTCGGTTTCACTGTCTCCCGTTGAGAATTATGCAGGGAATTCCGCCCCGGGCCTGCTGCCCAGCTATCAGCTCACGGAATTTATCAAAGCGCATGTGCCAAACGATAAACTACAAAGGCTAAATACCACGTTAAACAGTGATCTAACCAGACTCTCCCTGCCATTTGAGAACGTGCTGGGAACAGGTCTCGCTAAAGATAGCTATTTCCCTAACTGTTACTTTTGCGAGGCGGCCGGAGGCAGAACATTCACCTTCTCGCCGGACCACCAGGTCTACCCTTGCACCAGTATTATAGGGGATCAAAAATGGAGTCTCGGAACGTATTACCCTCAGCTTGAGCTGGATGAACAGAAGCTGGCGCTCTGGAAGGAACGCCATGTCTTGAATCAGCCGGAGTGTAAAGCGTGCAATATCGCTTTTCTATG